In the genome of Vanessa cardui chromosome 11, ilVanCard2.1, whole genome shotgun sequence, the window AAGTTTTGACTTAACTGATAATTTCCTAAACGATGATGCATGCTTCCATTTGGGCGAAATGCTTATAAGCAATTCAATTTTGAAAGAACTAAATCTCACTGGTTGTAGGATTGGTGCAACAGGTGCTAAACAGTTATTTGCAGGATTACATCTTAATAGAGGTTTACAAACTTTGAATATCAACAGAAATCGTATTGGAGATATTGGCTTAGAATATCTTGCAGCTTCAATTATTCGTGGAATTAGCGtaaaggaattactaataaattataacaacatCAGCGGTAAATCTGCAAACGTTTTAGCGGAAGCATTAGAAACACATAATAAGTTCACACACCTTGATCTCTCTTGGAACAATCTATACGCTCCAGTCCTAGGAACAATTAATTTGCTGACTCGACTGTCTGAAAACAAACTTTTACAGGAATTGAATTTATCTTGGAATTCCTTATCAGGTGGGCGCATTGGAACTGCTCTAAATTTGATCTCAAGAGCTTCAAACCTTCGAGTCTTCGATCTTAGTAATAATAGACTTACAGGAGAAGGTATACAAAATGCCATAGCAAATATAGGTAGAGCAAAAAAGTTAGTAACATTAAATCTATCATACAACCCTTTAACTCCGGAGGACGCTGTAAAGATGcttcaaaaaatgaaattgaatactGTCAAAATCCAAAATCTTTTAATGGATAATGTGTTTGTTGATGGTcactttttaatgttattgaaattaattaaggaaatgaaaacaaaaaagaatgTTGTTATTACATATGGAGGCGTTATTGGCGGATTCCGTCCCACAGGGCCGGATATGAGAGATTTAGTGCTAAACAGAGTTGAgtttttaacaaagaaaggtaAAAAACGAAAGGTCGATATAGCTTTAATAGCTATGCAAATCTTAAAGGACAAAATAGAAGTTATGTCTTCGAAAAGTTTTGCGGATGCTATAGCTGACGCAGGAGCTAATCTTGACGAAAATCTAATCGATGAAATTGTAAATGCGTTTCCGGGACCAAAAAGTGCCAAAACTAAGACCATTAGTATAAGCCAATTGGTGGATTACATGCAACGAAAATGGCCAGATCGCAAACTTCCACCAACGCCACCCCCAGAACCCGAGCCTGAACCGCCCATTCCTGAACCTGTTCCCGAAATAACTGAAAATAAAGGAAAGgggaaaaaaaagaaataaaaacttctgaattgatattttagtaattttacaatctatttattatgagtatatttttgttaaatatttgtatttgtattccTTTGTGCACTATTATATTgggattatattttgtaataatagttttggtatgtaaaaagtatatttattaaactttttttagtacgaatta includes:
- the LOC124533600 gene encoding leucine-rich repeat-containing protein 74A-like, translated to MSSEVSEEEQETEVIYELPIEESSEDPPMEEWSSLIIEAPEENPKRVLYEQGLYSPGSGEVCNKYVSMSRSSILIHPYFNYPAVLDPGIRKALLDPEEKVIYPDDGQQLYLTICNEMNQSPVMTFYKGLLKESIDLKYYCVNPFGVRPMSLALQYNKNVTSFDLTDNFLNDDACFHLGEMLISNSILKELNLTGCRIGATGAKQLFAGLHLNRGLQTLNINRNRIGDIGLEYLAASIIRGISVKELLINYNNISGKSANVLAEALETHNKFTHLDLSWNNLYAPVLGTINLLTRLSENKLLQELNLSWNSLSGGRIGTALNLISRASNLRVFDLSNNRLTGEGIQNAIANIGRAKKLVTLNLSYNPLTPEDAVKMLQKMKLNTVKIQNLLMDNVFVDGHFLMLLKLIKEMKTKKNVVITYGGVIGGFRPTGPDMRDLVLNRVEFLTKKGKKRKVDIALIAMQILKDKIEVMSSKSFADAIADAGANLDENLIDEIVNAFPGPKSAKTKTISISQLVDYMQRKWPDRKLPPTPPPEPEPEPPIPEPVPEITENKGKGKKKK